One part of the Sphingobium yanoikuyae genome encodes these proteins:
- a CDS encoding DUF6488 family protein has protein sequence MAHGNHDEEEQDRPVQQVAKDNVIKLITKGTLPASWSKAKFVETKSRTVQGARQDVVIFRNEAEPEARKLLYVALKPDGTFVSANHKLK, from the coding sequence ATGGCGCATGGCAATCATGATGAAGAAGAGCAGGATCGTCCTGTTCAGCAGGTGGCGAAGGACAATGTCATCAAGCTCATCACCAAGGGCACATTGCCGGCGAGCTGGTCAAAGGCGAAGTTCGTGGAAACGAAGTCGCGGACCGTTCAGGGCGCCCGTCAGGATGTGGTGATCTTCCGCAACGAAGCTGAACCGGAAGCTCGCAAGCTGCTGTACGTCGCGTTGAAGCCGGACGGCACCTTCGTCTCCGCTAACCACAAGCTGAAGTAA
- the tnpC gene encoding IS66 family transposase, giving the protein MLMEADLPDDVEALRALVLEQARELDTLKVFQADVERLKAIIEALQRHRFGRRSEQFDPDQFELALEEVETALAEAEHARDKASRTPAERPRKSNRGSLPAHLERIEQVVDVEDKACPCCGGALHQIGEDVAERLDVVPTTFRVLVTRRPRYGCRSCESAIVQAPAPARIVEGGIPTEALIAQVLVAKYADHLPLYRQAQIYARQGIQLDRSTLADWVGRAAWYLRPLRDHILERLRRSERLFADETTAPVLDPGRGRTKTGQLWAYARDDRPWGGDDPPMVAYVYAADRKGERAEAHLGDFAGILQVDGYGGYAALARRRQQISLAFCWAHVRRKFYELADNSPVATEVLRRVALLYAIEDEARGLSAEQRRAVRHDRSRIIVDDLRQYLEARIRQVSAKSKLGEAIRYALTRWDGLSRFLEDGRIDLDSNTVERSIRPLALNRKNALFAGSDEGGDNWAVIATLIENCKLSGINPHIWLTDTLNSLANGHPANGVAELMPWTTVG; this is encoded by the coding sequence ATGCTCATGGAAGCGGACCTCCCCGACGACGTTGAAGCGCTGCGTGCGCTCGTCCTCGAACAGGCCCGCGAGCTCGACACGCTCAAGGTTTTCCAGGCTGATGTGGAACGCCTGAAGGCGATCATCGAGGCTCTGCAGCGCCACCGTTTTGGACGCCGGTCAGAGCAGTTCGATCCTGATCAGTTCGAGCTTGCGCTGGAAGAAGTCGAGACGGCGTTGGCTGAAGCCGAGCATGCCAGGGACAAGGCAAGCCGGACTCCCGCCGAGCGCCCCCGCAAGAGCAACCGCGGTTCGCTCCCTGCCCATCTCGAACGGATCGAGCAGGTCGTCGATGTCGAGGACAAGGCCTGTCCGTGCTGCGGCGGCGCGCTCCACCAGATCGGCGAGGATGTAGCCGAACGCCTCGACGTCGTGCCCACGACCTTCCGTGTCCTCGTCACCCGCCGCCCGCGCTACGGTTGCCGCTCGTGCGAGAGCGCCATTGTGCAGGCCCCGGCACCGGCGCGGATCGTCGAGGGCGGCATTCCCACCGAAGCGCTGATCGCCCAGGTGCTGGTCGCCAAGTACGCCGATCATCTACCGCTGTACCGCCAGGCGCAGATCTACGCCCGGCAAGGCATCCAGCTTGATCGATCCACCCTGGCAGACTGGGTCGGACGGGCAGCTTGGTATCTGCGCCCCTTGCGCGATCACATCCTTGAGCGATTGCGACGATCAGAACGACTATTTGCGGACGAAACTACGGCGCCGGTGCTCGATCCGGGGCGTGGGCGAACCAAGACCGGCCAGCTATGGGCCTATGCCCGCGATGACCGACCTTGGGGCGGCGATGATCCGCCGATGGTCGCCTATGTCTATGCAGCCGATCGCAAGGGCGAACGGGCAGAAGCGCATCTCGGTGATTTTGCAGGTATCCTGCAGGTCGATGGCTATGGCGGCTATGCCGCGCTCGCCAGGCGCCGCCAGCAGATCAGCCTCGCTTTTTGCTGGGCACACGTCCGGCGCAAGTTCTACGAGCTGGCCGACAACTCGCCGGTGGCAACGGAAGTGCTGCGTCGCGTCGCCTTGCTCTATGCCATCGAAGATGAGGCGCGAGGATTATCGGCGGAGCAACGCCGGGCTGTTCGCCATGACCGCAGCCGCATCATCGTCGATGATCTTCGCCAGTATCTCGAGGCCCGCATCCGCCAGGTCAGCGCCAAGAGCAAGCTCGGCGAAGCGATCCGCTACGCGCTCACCCGCTGGGATGGGCTGTCACGCTTCCTCGAGGATGGCCGCATCGACCTCGACAGCAACACCGTCGAACGCTCTATCCGGCCCCTCGCGCTGAACCGCAAGAATGCCCTGTTCGCCGGTTCCGACGAAGGCGGCGACAACTGGGCGGTGATCGCCACGCTCATCGAAAACTGCAAGCTCTCCGGCATCAACCCGCACATCTGGCTGACCGATACGCTGAACAGCCTGGCCAACGGTCATCCTGCGAACGGCGTCGCCGAACTCATGCCTTGGACCACCGTGGGCTGA
- the tnpA gene encoding IS66-like element accessory protein TnpA, giving the protein MSKGAQRFEVFTGAGKRREWPPEVKASIVAECYSGRDGVSAVARRHGLDPSQVYAWRRDLRKQLEAKGGILPSEEPEAVAFVPAVIEPSAVSGPAPTRRPRRRRCAAAAAVELEIDGVAVKIGRSADVGVIAAVIEALKATR; this is encoded by the coding sequence GTGAGCAAGGGCGCGCAGCGGTTCGAGGTGTTTACGGGCGCGGGCAAGCGGCGAGAGTGGCCGCCCGAAGTGAAGGCCTCGATTGTTGCAGAGTGCTATTCGGGCCGGGACGGGGTCAGTGCCGTGGCTCGCCGGCATGGGCTCGATCCCTCTCAGGTTTACGCGTGGCGGCGGGATTTGCGCAAGCAGCTCGAGGCCAAGGGGGGGATCCTGCCTTCGGAAGAGCCGGAAGCGGTCGCGTTCGTGCCTGCCGTAATCGAGCCCAGCGCGGTGTCCGGTCCTGCTCCCACGCGGCGTCCCCGCCGTCGACGTTGCGCAGCAGCTGCAGCTGTCGAGCTGGAGATCGACGGTGTGGCAGTGAAGATCGGCCGCAGTGCCGACGTCGGTGTGATTGCCGCGGTGATCGAAGCGCTCAAGGCGACGCGATGA
- a CDS encoding HupE/UreJ family protein codes for MKLRLARPWACYAAVFTALAFFVVDVALAHGVAEGDKGYIEETTGPQIGAFLYLGAKHMVTGYDHLLFLFGVIFFLYRMREVASYVTLFAIGHSTTLIAGVLLGTNVSAYLVDAIIGLSVVYKALDNLGAFQRWFGFQPNTKAAVLIFGFFHGFGLATKLQDFALSSDGLITNLIAFNVGVEMGQILALSAILIIMGYWRRTRSFAKHAFTANVVLMTAGFVLTGYQLAGLFLGDPS; via the coding sequence ATGAAACTCAGACTGGCTCGACCGTGGGCATGTTATGCTGCGGTCTTTACAGCCTTGGCGTTTTTCGTCGTCGATGTGGCCTTGGCCCATGGCGTTGCGGAAGGCGACAAAGGCTATATCGAAGAAACGACCGGCCCTCAGATAGGGGCATTTCTCTATCTCGGCGCCAAGCACATGGTCACCGGATATGACCATTTGCTGTTCCTGTTCGGCGTCATCTTCTTCCTCTACCGGATGCGCGAGGTCGCGTCCTACGTCACGCTGTTCGCCATCGGCCACAGCACGACCCTGATTGCAGGGGTGCTGCTGGGCACCAATGTCAGCGCCTATCTCGTCGATGCGATCATCGGCTTGTCGGTCGTCTACAAGGCGCTCGACAATCTCGGGGCGTTTCAGCGCTGGTTTGGGTTCCAGCCGAATACAAAGGCGGCCGTGCTGATCTTCGGCTTCTTCCACGGCTTCGGTCTGGCGACGAAGCTGCAGGATTTCGCGCTATCGTCTGATGGTCTGATCACCAATCTCATCGCTTTCAACGTCGGCGTCGAGATGGGCCAAATCCTGGCTCTGTCGGCCATCCTCATCATCATGGGATATTGGCGGCGCACGCGCAGCTTCGCCAAACATGCCTTCACCGCGAACGTCGTGCTGATGACCGCCGGCTTCGTTCTCACCGGCTATCAGCTCGCCGGCTTGTTCCTGGGAGATCCTTCATGA
- a CDS encoding DUF6771 family protein translates to MTQPDPLWLAQSPLNAPGWARVALTAPNERLREQAAVELAQTIIVAMERQPPHFDRRQMTLPL, encoded by the coding sequence ATGACACAGCCCGATCCTCTCTGGCTCGCGCAGAGCCCTCTGAACGCCCCTGGGTGGGCACGAGTGGCACTGACGGCGCCGAACGAACGGTTGCGGGAGCAAGCCGCTGTAGAACTGGCCCAAACAATTATAGTGGCCATGGAACGTCAGCCGCCTCACTTTGATCGCAGGCAGATGACCCTTCCCCTCTGA
- the tnpB gene encoding IS66 family insertion sequence element accessory protein TnpB (TnpB, as the term is used for proteins encoded by IS66 family insertion elements, is considered an accessory protein, since TnpC, encoded by a neighboring gene, is a DDE family transposase.): MVATRPVDFRKGPDALAALVGAEYGGDPYSGVIYVFRAKRSDRIKLVWWDGTGLCLMAKKLETGGFKWPGIQDGVMRLTSAQLGALLEGLDWRRVHGGRRPIVPQIAG; the protein is encoded by the coding sequence ATGGTCGCGACGCGCCCGGTGGATTTCCGCAAGGGACCTGACGCCCTGGCCGCGCTGGTCGGAGCCGAGTACGGCGGCGATCCCTATTCGGGCGTGATCTACGTGTTCCGGGCGAAGCGTTCGGACCGGATCAAGCTGGTCTGGTGGGACGGCACGGGCCTGTGTCTGATGGCCAAGAAGCTCGAGACCGGTGGCTTCAAGTGGCCGGGCATCCAGGACGGCGTGATGCGCCTGACCTCGGCGCAACTCGGTGCCCTTCTGGAGGGTCTGGACTGGCGCAGAGTGCACGGTGGACGCCGTCCCATTGTCCCGCAGATTGCCGGTTGA
- a CDS encoding reverse transcriptase domain-containing protein, which produces MGHIFGPVSFVKLPPELMSEASLLAHLGVGRAELNVISWYAGRMYHKFDIKKKSGKARVINAPDRRLKMLQRKIADLLTPLYRRRNPVHGFVIGRSVKTNAQSHLGSKFIVNLDLKDFFPSISYGRVTGVLRSLGMKREVAEAIATICCLNGTLPQGAPSSPILSNMVCFRLDRRLRELAKDARCIYTRYADDLSFSSYQPLMGLFETTPPASGHFSPDLLSEKLKQIFSGNGFVLNPDKAHYADKHSRRTVTGIRINEALNVDRRFVRNLRAALYSVETLGLAAAQAKFKSLHGGKADVGQHLQGKVSWLGYIKGASDPVFRSVASRFNAAFPPLALDILPSPQEIRERSVWLIEHWETGGDQGTAFFMKGVGLVTAEHCISPSGIVELYHPTKPSNKFAASVKHRCPDRDLAVLDHAIPNNEFYELETAGKAAATGDATTAIGYPGYGPGDRLNIRPGAVTSLPTKSAVKMVEVQQMLTPGMSGGPLLDVDDRVVGVVHKGGHDHGRQLAIAISELHAWLP; this is translated from the coding sequence ATGGGCCATATTTTTGGACCAGTGAGTTTCGTGAAGTTGCCGCCGGAGTTGATGAGTGAGGCCAGTCTTCTTGCTCATCTTGGCGTTGGCCGTGCCGAACTTAATGTCATTAGTTGGTACGCCGGTAGGATGTACCATAAATTCGACATTAAAAAGAAGTCTGGCAAGGCGAGGGTGATTAATGCGCCGGATCGTCGGCTGAAGATGTTGCAGAGGAAGATCGCCGATTTGCTGACGCCTCTCTATCGGAGGCGCAACCCTGTTCACGGGTTCGTGATCGGTCGTTCTGTGAAGACCAATGCTCAGTCCCATCTGGGCAGCAAGTTCATCGTCAACTTGGATTTGAAGGATTTCTTCCCGTCCATTTCGTACGGACGCGTGACGGGCGTGCTGCGTTCGCTTGGCATGAAGCGCGAGGTCGCGGAAGCTATTGCGACAATTTGCTGCCTCAATGGGACGTTGCCCCAAGGCGCTCCGAGCAGTCCGATCTTGTCCAATATGGTTTGCTTCCGCTTGGATCGGAGGCTGCGGGAGTTAGCCAAGGACGCCCGTTGCATTTACACCCGCTATGCGGACGACCTGAGCTTTTCCAGCTACCAGCCGCTAATGGGATTGTTCGAAACGACACCACCGGCTTCAGGGCATTTCTCACCGGATCTGTTGTCGGAAAAACTTAAGCAGATTTTCAGCGGTAACGGGTTTGTGCTGAACCCGGACAAGGCTCACTATGCTGACAAGCATTCGCGCCGCACCGTGACAGGCATCCGGATTAACGAGGCTCTCAATGTCGACCGGCGGTTTGTGAGGAATTTGCGGGCAGCCCTTTACTCTGTTGAAACTTTGGGACTGGCCGCCGCCCAGGCAAAATTCAAATCCTTGCATGGTGGTAAAGCTGACGTCGGCCAGCACCTGCAAGGCAAGGTATCGTGGTTGGGGTACATCAAAGGCGCATCTGACCCAGTCTTTCGGAGTGTCGCATCCCGTTTCAACGCTGCATTCCCGCCGCTCGCGCTCGATATTTTGCCCAGTCCCCAAGAAATACGAGAACGATCAGTGTGGCTGATTGAGCACTGGGAAACAGGGGGTGACCAAGGCACGGCGTTTTTCATGAAGGGTGTCGGTCTGGTAACGGCAGAGCATTGCATATCGCCGTCCGGTATAGTTGAGTTGTATCACCCGACGAAGCCGTCGAATAAATTCGCGGCGTCCGTGAAGCATCGATGCCCAGATCGCGATCTGGCCGTTCTCGACCATGCAATCCCCAACAACGAATTCTATGAGCTCGAAACCGCCGGCAAGGCAGCCGCGACAGGCGATGCCACGACCGCGATCGGGTATCCCGGTTATGGACCCGGCGACAGACTGAACATCCGACCTGGCGCAGTTACGTCCCTGCCAACTAAGAGTGCGGTGAAGATGGTCGAGGTCCAGCAGATGCTGACGCCGGGCATGTCAGGAGGGCCATTGCTGGATGTGGATGACCGCGTCGTTGGCGTCGTTCACAAGGGCGGCCATGATCATGGTCGGCAACTCGCTATTGCCATATCTGAACTGCATGCTTGGCTGCCCTGA